The Pseudomonas parafulva genome includes a window with the following:
- a CDS encoding 4-oxalomesaconate tautomerase — MQRIPCVLMRGGTSKGPFFHAWDLPANVVERDELLIDLMGSGHELEIDGIGGGSPQTSKVAIISPSLHADADVDYLFVQVMVAQRRVDTAPNCGNMLCAVGPFAIEQGLVKGQEGKTLVRIRNLNTGTFVNSLVETPGGIVRYEGRTAIDGVPGTAAPVHLTFLDAVGSKTGKLFPTGQAKDVIDGVPMTCIDMAMPMMVIQASDLGMTGAETPDELDANGPLLKRLEALRLKAGKAMGLGDVSGMVIPKPVLVSKPRYDGTLQVRYFMPHNCHRALAITGAVGLATACVSPGSVIVDLLGEQALDLSQVRLEHPSGGIDVALSRSGADGKTLQASVVRTARRLFSGFVYAPTLRRLAG; from the coding sequence TGCCAATGTGGTCGAACGCGATGAATTGCTCATCGACCTGATGGGGTCCGGCCACGAGCTGGAGATCGACGGTATCGGTGGCGGCAGCCCGCAGACCAGCAAGGTCGCGATCATCAGCCCGTCGCTGCATGCCGACGCCGACGTCGATTACCTGTTCGTGCAGGTGATGGTCGCCCAGCGCCGCGTGGACACTGCGCCCAACTGCGGCAACATGCTGTGCGCGGTCGGTCCTTTCGCCATCGAGCAAGGGCTGGTCAAGGGCCAGGAAGGCAAGACCCTGGTGCGCATTCGTAACCTGAACACGGGCACCTTCGTCAACTCGCTGGTGGAAACCCCGGGTGGCATCGTGCGCTATGAAGGGCGTACCGCCATCGATGGCGTGCCCGGCACTGCCGCGCCGGTGCACCTGACCTTCCTTGATGCGGTTGGCAGCAAGACCGGCAAGCTGTTCCCCACTGGGCAAGCCAAGGATGTGATCGATGGCGTGCCCATGACCTGTATCGACATGGCCATGCCCATGATGGTCATCCAGGCCAGTGACCTGGGCATGACCGGCGCCGAAACGCCCGACGAGCTTGACGCCAACGGCCCTCTGCTCAAGCGTCTGGAAGCCCTGCGCCTCAAAGCCGGCAAGGCCATGGGCCTTGGCGATGTCAGCGGCATGGTGATCCCCAAGCCGGTACTGGTGTCCAAGCCGCGCTACGACGGCACGCTCCAGGTGCGCTACTTCATGCCGCATAATTGCCACCGTGCCCTGGCGATCACCGGTGCTGTGGGGCTGGCCACTGCCTGTGTCAGCCCCGGCAGCGTCATTGTGGATCTGCTGGGCGAACAAGCCTTGGACCTGAGTCAGGTTCGTCTTGAGCATCCAAGTGGTGGCATCGACGTCGCGTTGTCACGCAGCGGCGCTGATGGCAAGACCCTGCAAGCCTCTGTAGTACGTACTGCCCGGCGGCTCTTTTCAGGGTTCGTCTACGCGCCTACCTTGCGCAGGTTGGCTGGCTAG
- a CDS encoding gamma-carboxygeranoyl-CoA hydratase produces the protein MSDFTTVEVSHDPRGFATLWLSREDKHNAFNALMIRELNIALGQLADDAGVRFVLLRGRGRHFSAGADLAWMQQSAQLDFNTNLDDARELGELMYALHRIKVPTLAVVQGAAFGGALGLISCCDMAIGAEDAQLCLSEVRIGLAPAVISPFVVKAIGERAARRYALTAERFSGLQAQALGLLAEVYPASQLEASVNQWVETLLANSPQAMRATKELLREVDGGTLSPGLRRYCENAIARIRVSAEGQEGLRAFLEKRQPAWQADANKEPRP, from the coding sequence ATGAGCGATTTCACTACGGTAGAGGTGAGCCACGATCCACGTGGCTTCGCCACCTTGTGGCTCAGCCGCGAGGACAAGCACAACGCCTTCAATGCCTTGATGATCCGCGAGCTGAACATTGCCCTGGGGCAGCTTGCCGACGACGCGGGCGTACGCTTCGTGTTGCTGCGCGGGCGGGGACGGCATTTCAGTGCCGGCGCCGACCTTGCGTGGATGCAGCAGTCGGCGCAGCTGGACTTCAACACCAACCTGGATGACGCACGCGAGCTGGGCGAGTTGATGTATGCACTGCACCGCATCAAGGTGCCGACCCTGGCAGTGGTCCAGGGCGCCGCATTCGGCGGCGCCCTGGGCCTGATCAGTTGCTGTGACATGGCCATCGGTGCCGAAGACGCCCAGCTGTGCCTGTCGGAAGTGCGCATCGGCCTGGCACCGGCGGTGATCAGTCCCTTCGTGGTCAAGGCCATCGGCGAGCGCGCCGCCCGCCGTTATGCACTCACGGCAGAGCGCTTCAGCGGGTTGCAGGCCCAGGCCCTTGGGTTGTTGGCCGAGGTGTACCCGGCTAGCCAGTTGGAGGCCAGCGTGAACCAGTGGGTTGAAACCCTTCTGGCCAATAGCCCCCAGGCAATGCGCGCGACCAAGGAGCTGTTGCGCGAGGTCGACGGCGGCACCCTCAGCCCTGGCCTGCGTCGTTATTGTGAGAACGCCATCGCGCGAATCCGCGTAAGCGCCGAGGGCCAGGAAGGCCTTCGTGCGTTTCTGGAAAAACGCCAACCTGCCTGGCAGGCCGATGCAAACAAGGAGCCACGCCCATGA
- a CDS encoding acetyl/propionyl/methylcrotonyl-CoA carboxylase subunit alpha produces MNRPPLTTLLVANRGEIACRVMRTAKAMGLTTVAVHSAIDRNARHSRQADVCVDLGGNKAADSYLQIDKLVAAAKASGAQAIHPGYGFLSENADFARAVEAAGLMFLGPPASAIDAMGSKSAAKALMESAGVPLVPGYHGQAQDLDTFKQAARHVGYPVLLKASAGGGGKGMKVVEDESQLADALASAQREALSSFGDARMLVEKYVLKPRHVEIQIFADRHGHCLYLNERDCSIQRRHQKVVEEAPAPGLSADLRRAMGEAAVRAAQAIGYVGAGTVEFLLDARGQFFFMEMNTRLQVEHPVTEAITGLDLVAWQIRVACGEPLPITQDQVPLNGHAIEVRLYAEDPANDFLPATGTLTLYREPACGPGRRVDSGVSEGDAVSPFYDPMLGKLIAWGEDREQARLRLLAMLDEFAVGGVKTNIAFLRRILAHPGFAAAELDTGFIPRHQETLLPAAQALSAEGWEAAAQAWLLSEPARARVDDPHSPWARQDGLRLGAGTSLNVHLTHNGHDQAVTLNQKTQGIWSLQGDWLMREQAGLRTRHLAIRKGASLYLHWDGELHTLEAFDPLAQAAIDLAHQGGLTAPMNGSIVRVLVEVGQAVEAGAPLVVLEAMKMEHSIRAPKATTVKALLCQEGDMVSEGAALVELEP; encoded by the coding sequence ATGAACCGCCCGCCATTGACAACGTTGCTGGTGGCCAACCGTGGTGAAATCGCCTGCCGGGTGATGCGCACCGCCAAGGCCATGGGCCTGACCACGGTGGCGGTGCACAGCGCCATCGACCGTAATGCCCGCCACAGCCGGCAAGCCGATGTGTGCGTTGACCTGGGCGGTAACAAGGCGGCAGACAGTTACCTGCAGATCGACAAGCTGGTGGCGGCGGCCAAGGCAAGCGGTGCCCAGGCCATTCACCCGGGCTATGGCTTTCTTTCGGAAAACGCAGATTTTGCCCGCGCAGTCGAAGCCGCTGGCTTGATGTTCCTGGGCCCACCTGCGTCGGCCATCGACGCCATGGGCAGCAAGTCGGCCGCCAAGGCCTTGATGGAGTCCGCAGGCGTGCCGCTGGTGCCGGGCTATCACGGCCAGGCCCAGGACCTGGACACCTTCAAGCAAGCCGCCCGGCACGTCGGCTACCCGGTCCTGCTCAAGGCCAGCGCCGGTGGTGGCGGCAAGGGCATGAAGGTGGTCGAGGACGAAAGCCAGTTGGCCGATGCCCTGGCGTCGGCGCAACGTGAAGCCCTGTCATCCTTTGGCGATGCGCGGATGCTGGTGGAAAAGTACGTATTGAAGCCGCGCCATGTGGAGATCCAGATTTTTGCCGATCGCCATGGCCACTGCCTGTACCTCAACGAACGGGATTGCTCGATCCAGCGGCGTCACCAGAAGGTGGTCGAGGAAGCCCCTGCCCCGGGCCTTTCGGCAGACCTGCGCCGCGCCATGGGCGAGGCGGCAGTACGCGCGGCGCAGGCCATCGGCTATGTCGGCGCTGGCACCGTGGAATTTCTGCTGGACGCCCGTGGCCAGTTCTTCTTCATGGAAATGAACACGCGCCTGCAGGTGGAGCACCCCGTCACCGAGGCCATCACCGGCCTGGACCTGGTGGCCTGGCAGATTCGCGTGGCCTGCGGTGAACCCCTGCCCATCACCCAGGACCAGGTACCGCTCAACGGCCATGCCATCGAAGTGCGGCTGTACGCCGAAGATCCGGCCAATGACTTCTTGCCGGCCACCGGCACCCTGACGCTTTACCGGGAACCGGCTTGCGGCCCAGGCCGGCGCGTGGACAGCGGTGTGAGCGAAGGCGATGCGGTGTCGCCCTTCTACGACCCGATGCTGGGCAAACTGATCGCTTGGGGCGAAGACCGGGAGCAGGCCCGCCTGCGCTTGCTGGCCATGCTGGATGAGTTCGCGGTAGGCGGCGTCAAGACCAACATCGCCTTCCTGCGACGTATCCTGGCCCACCCTGGGTTTGCAGCAGCCGAGCTGGATACCGGCTTCATCCCGCGTCATCAGGAAACGCTTTTGCCCGCCGCGCAGGCATTGTCGGCCGAGGGCTGGGAGGCTGCAGCCCAGGCGTGGTTGCTGAGCGAACCTGCCCGCGCACGCGTGGACGACCCACACTCCCCATGGGCCCGACAAGACGGGCTGCGCTTGGGGGCTGGAACTTCGCTGAATGTGCATCTGACCCACAATGGGCATGACCAGGCCGTTACGCTCAACCAGAAGACCCAAGGCATCTGGAGCCTGCAAGGGGATTGGCTGATGCGAGAGCAGGCAGGCCTGCGCACCCGCCACCTGGCCATTCGCAAAGGTGCCAGCCTGTATCTGCACTGGGATGGAGAACTCCACACCCTCGAAGCATTCGACCCGCTCGCCCAGGCAGCCATCGACCTTGCCCATCAAGGCGGCCTGACCGCCCCCATGAACGGCAGCATCGTGCGGGTACTGGTCGAGGTGGGTCAGGCGGTAGAGGCAGGTGCCCCGCTGGTGGTGCTGGAGGCCATGAAGATGGAGCACAGCATTCGGGCCCCCAAGGCCACCACGGTCAAAGCCTTGCTGTGCCAGGAAGGCGACATGGTCAGCGAGGGGGCAGCGCTGGTCGAACTGGAACCGTGA
- the dctA gene encoding C4-dicarboxylate transporter DctA, with protein sequence MKLAKSLYFQILCAVVLGVVVGHFWAQQAVALKPLGDAFIKLVKMMIAPVVFCTIVTGIAGMTDKRSLGRLMSKTLLLFLGLTIVSLIIGLAAVYLFKPGVGMNIDPATLSTEGLTQFTASAAKLGVVDFFMHIIPDTFMGAFNKGEVLPVLFIAVLSGFALSSMGEKGKPVLDVLEAASAMVFRIFGYLMRFAPVGAFGALAFTVGQYGVTSLGSLAKLIGTLYIACAFFVLVVLGGICRAHGFSLWKLLRYFREEFLVVLGTSSTEPVLPRMLEKLEKLGCKKGVVGLVLPTGYSFNLDGTAIYLSLAAVFIAQACNIDLSLGQVVTMLAIMLLSSKGAAGVTGSGFVALASTLTVIHDIPLAGLALLIGIDRFMSEARALTSLASNAVATVVVSISENACDKQILLSRLNGEPVVEPAPAAVGPDATWVAKPSHHG encoded by the coding sequence ATGAAACTTGCCAAATCGCTGTACTTCCAGATCCTCTGCGCCGTCGTGCTGGGCGTAGTGGTCGGTCACTTCTGGGCGCAACAGGCCGTTGCGCTCAAGCCCTTGGGCGATGCCTTCATCAAGCTGGTCAAGATGATGATCGCGCCCGTGGTGTTCTGCACCATCGTCACCGGTATAGCCGGCATGACCGACAAGCGCTCGCTCGGGCGCTTGATGAGCAAGACACTATTGCTTTTCCTGGGGCTGACCATTGTCAGCCTGATCATCGGCTTGGCTGCGGTGTACCTGTTCAAGCCAGGGGTCGGCATGAACATCGACCCGGCCACCCTGAGCACCGAAGGCTTGACCCAGTTCACCGCCTCGGCCGCCAAACTGGGCGTGGTGGACTTTTTCATGCACATCATCCCAGACACCTTCATGGGGGCGTTCAACAAGGGTGAAGTGCTCCCCGTGCTGTTCATTGCCGTGCTCAGCGGTTTCGCGCTGTCGTCCATGGGCGAGAAGGGCAAACCGGTGCTGGACGTACTGGAAGCGGCCTCGGCCATGGTGTTCCGCATCTTCGGCTACCTCATGCGTTTCGCACCGGTCGGTGCGTTCGGTGCCCTGGCGTTCACGGTCGGGCAGTACGGCGTCACCTCGCTGGGGTCGCTCGCCAAGCTGATCGGTACGCTCTACATTGCCTGTGCGTTCTTCGTCCTGGTCGTGCTGGGCGGCATCTGCCGCGCCCATGGTTTCAGCCTGTGGAAGCTGCTGCGCTATTTCCGGGAAGAGTTCCTGGTGGTGCTGGGCACTTCTTCCACGGAACCTGTGTTGCCGCGCATGCTGGAGAAGCTGGAAAAGCTTGGCTGCAAGAAAGGGGTCGTCGGCCTGGTACTGCCTACCGGCTACTCGTTCAACCTCGACGGTACGGCGATCTACCTGTCCTTGGCCGCCGTGTTCATTGCCCAGGCCTGCAACATCGACCTGAGCCTGGGCCAGGTGGTGACCATGCTGGCGATCATGCTGCTGTCGTCAAAAGGCGCAGCGGGCGTGACCGGTAGCGGCTTCGTGGCCTTGGCCTCGACCCTGACAGTCATCCACGACATCCCGTTGGCAGGCTTGGCCCTGCTGATCGGCATCGACCGCTTCATGTCAGAGGCTCGCGCCCTCACGAGCCTTGCCAGCAACGCCGTGGCCACCGTAGTGGTGTCGATTTCCGAAAACGCGTGTGACAAGCAGATACTGCTCAGCCGCCTCAACGGCGAGCCTGTGGTCGAGCCGGCACCCGCCGCGGTGGGCCCTGACGCCACCTGGGTCGCCAAACCAAGCCATCACGGATAA
- a CDS encoding DUF4880 domain-containing protein has product MTRMLLRLHTPLPEHAADSDAALLLALKRLPRAAQQVFLLSRLDQLAQARVATRLGLPLRSVERLMVQALLAGQPRPDGPTSQAARWYVRLQSPDVTACERIDFRRWLDASPNHLQAFHATELRWRSLYAPALALGRDGWYRKGRAALSLGGCSIAAALGMAVLVLLGLWT; this is encoded by the coding sequence ATGACCCGCATGCTCTTGCGCCTCCATACGCCTCTGCCCGAGCACGCTGCCGATAGCGATGCTGCCCTGTTGCTCGCACTCAAGCGCCTGCCACGCGCTGCGCAACAAGTGTTTCTGCTAAGCCGTCTCGATCAGCTGGCCCAGGCCAGGGTCGCCACACGTCTAGGCTTGCCCCTACGCAGTGTCGAGCGTCTCATGGTCCAGGCGTTGCTCGCCGGTCAGCCCCGCCCCGATGGCCCAACGAGCCAGGCAGCTCGGTGGTATGTGCGTTTGCAGAGCCCGGACGTCACCGCCTGCGAGCGTATCGACTTTCGTCGCTGGCTGGACGCCTCGCCCAACCACCTGCAGGCGTTCCACGCTACTGAACTGCGCTGGCGCAGCCTTTACGCGCCTGCCCTGGCCTTGGGCCGCGATGGCTGGTATCGCAAGGGTCGCGCTGCCCTGTCGCTGGGTGGATGCTCGATTGCCGCCGCGCTGGGCATGGCCGTACTGGTCTTGCTGGGGCTGTGGACGTGA
- a CDS encoding DUF6124 family protein: MKHPKNDETDLDSEAARRALDYYLNPNPPRPTPENRIWTLHEGVTRDQAQEHAIALLRCAAATAQETATHQHGGQRELLFALMHMMDMARALLEHQRTADPAA; this comes from the coding sequence ATGAAACATCCGAAAAACGACGAAACAGATCTCGACAGCGAAGCCGCCCGCCGCGCGCTGGATTATTACCTAAACCCCAACCCGCCCCGCCCTACGCCTGAGAACAGGATTTGGACGCTTCACGAAGGCGTCACACGTGATCAAGCACAGGAGCATGCCATTGCCCTGCTGCGCTGTGCGGCAGCAACCGCCCAGGAAACCGCCACCCACCAGCACGGTGGCCAGCGAGAGCTGCTGTTTGCCTTGATGCACATGATGGACATGGCTCGCGCGCTGCTGGAACACCAGCGCACGGCAGACCCCGCCGCTTGA
- a CDS encoding CitMHS family transporter — protein sequence MLALLGLIMVVTFTYLIMSKRLSPIVALTVVPIVFALVGGFAPDLGKMMLDGLKMVAPSAALLLFAILFFGLMIDAGLFDPLIRKILKRVNGDPIKIAIGTALLSLLVALDGDGTTTYMITCAAMLPLYKRIGMNPMILATVSMLSLSIMSGMSPWGGPATRAIAALGLDATDYFIPMLPTVIGGAAWVVFTAYLLGRAERRRIGNVALESGGGNCYIKEILGDTPHKRPRLAYVNLVLVIVVMTALVLGLMHAAILFMIGFVAALMINYPQLELQKERILAHSGNAMTVVLLVFAAGIFAGIFSGTKMVDALAQTLVDWIPEAWSHWFPLVVALTSMPLTFVLSNDAYYFGVVPILANAAAAYGIDPVEIARASVLGQPVHLMSPLVASTLLLVGMVDKDIGDFQKATVKWAVLTSLVITALAVLTGALSFFV from the coding sequence ATGCTCGCACTCCTGGGCCTGATCATGGTGGTGACGTTCACCTACCTGATCATGAGCAAACGCTTGTCCCCGATCGTCGCCTTGACGGTCGTGCCCATCGTCTTCGCACTGGTGGGAGGCTTTGCACCTGACCTTGGCAAGATGATGCTCGATGGGCTGAAAATGGTAGCCCCGTCGGCCGCCTTGCTGCTGTTCGCCATCCTGTTTTTCGGCTTGATGATCGATGCCGGCCTGTTCGACCCTCTGATCCGCAAGATTCTCAAGCGCGTCAACGGCGACCCCATCAAGATCGCCATTGGCACTGCATTGCTGTCGCTGCTGGTGGCGCTGGACGGCGACGGCACCACCACCTACATGATCACCTGCGCGGCCATGCTGCCCTTGTACAAGCGCATCGGCATGAACCCGATGATCCTGGCAACGGTGTCAATGCTGTCGCTGAGCATCATGAGTGGCATGAGCCCCTGGGGCGGGCCTGCCACCCGCGCCATCGCAGCACTTGGGCTCGATGCCACCGACTATTTCATTCCCATGCTGCCCACGGTGATCGGCGGGGCCGCCTGGGTGGTGTTCACCGCCTACCTGCTGGGCCGTGCCGAACGACGCCGCATTGGCAACGTGGCCCTGGAGTCCGGCGGCGGCAACTGCTACATCAAGGAAATCCTGGGTGATACGCCCCACAAGCGCCCGCGTCTGGCCTATGTGAACCTGGTGCTGGTCATCGTGGTCATGACCGCGCTGGTGCTGGGCCTGATGCACGCGGCGATCCTGTTCATGATCGGTTTCGTTGCTGCGCTGATGATCAACTACCCGCAGCTGGAACTGCAGAAAGAACGTATTCTGGCCCATTCGGGCAACGCCATGACCGTGGTGCTGCTGGTGTTCGCCGCCGGTATCTTCGCCGGTATCTTCTCGGGCACCAAGATGGTCGATGCCCTGGCGCAAACCCTCGTGGACTGGATCCCGGAAGCCTGGAGCCACTGGTTCCCGCTGGTGGTGGCGCTGACCAGCATGCCGCTTACCTTCGTGCTGTCCAACGATGCCTATTATTTCGGCGTGGTGCCGATCCTGGCCAATGCAGCCGCCGCCTATGGCATCGACCCGGTGGAGATCGCCCGCGCCTCGGTGCTGGGCCAGCCGGTGCACTTGATGAGCCCGTTGGTCGCCTCGACCCTGCTGCTGGTGGGCATGGTCGACAAGGACATCGGCGACTTCCAGAAAGCCACGGTGAAGTGGGCAGTGCTCACTTCGCTGGTCATCACTGCATTGGCGGTGTTGACCGGCGCGCTGTCGTTCTTCGTCTGA
- a CDS encoding OprD family porin — protein MSLTLARGAACGLLCGCLPVAGATDFIEDSKLKLQLRNVYFNENFRDEQGMSPRAAATAKSERTEWAQGFLLDYQSGYTPGTLGLGLDALGLLGVRLDSGRGRSGTGLLPVHDDGRAADTFASAGVTVKARVGQSLVRHGTLLPKLPVLVHNDARLMPQTYQGTQLTSTALDNLTLTAGHLTRFKQRDSSNSTGLYLDGYSGGEAGDFSFAGADYTFSKQLRLSYYHGQLEHFYRQDFAGLVHDHALAGGVLTTDLRYFKSKSTGAAYGGPIDNDMLSGQIAYTHSGHTFGAGYQQLNGKAGLPYISGATVYSFSNVGIGKFIEEDEKTWMASYVYNFAAAGVPGLTFMTRYLSGDNGRSGAAGLSEWERDAELAYVVQSGPAKGLGVKLRNYVYRSDFARGRDSNRLYLTYDIALW, from the coding sequence ATGTCCTTGACCCTCGCGCGAGGGGCCGCCTGTGGCCTGCTCTGCGGCTGCCTGCCTGTGGCCGGCGCTACCGATTTCATTGAAGACAGCAAGCTCAAGCTGCAACTGCGCAACGTCTATTTCAACGAGAACTTTCGCGACGAACAGGGTATGAGCCCCCGCGCCGCAGCCACTGCCAAGAGCGAGCGTACCGAGTGGGCGCAGGGCTTCTTGCTCGATTACCAGTCGGGTTACACCCCCGGTACCCTGGGTCTGGGGCTCGATGCACTGGGCCTGTTGGGCGTGCGCCTGGATTCGGGGCGTGGCCGCAGTGGCACGGGCCTTTTGCCTGTGCATGACGATGGCCGGGCCGCCGACACGTTCGCCAGTGCCGGCGTTACGGTCAAGGCGCGTGTTGGGCAGAGCCTCGTCAGGCATGGCACCCTGTTGCCGAAGTTACCAGTGCTGGTGCATAACGATGCTCGCTTGATGCCGCAAACCTACCAAGGCACGCAGCTCACCAGTACCGCCCTCGATAACCTGACCCTCACGGCCGGGCACCTGACCCGTTTCAAGCAGCGCGATTCATCCAACAGCACCGGCCTGTACCTGGACGGCTACAGTGGCGGCGAAGCCGGAGACTTCAGCTTTGCCGGCGCCGACTACACCTTCAGCAAACAGCTGCGCCTGAGCTACTACCACGGCCAGCTCGAGCACTTCTACCGTCAGGACTTCGCCGGCTTGGTTCACGACCATGCGCTGGCTGGCGGTGTACTGACCACGGACCTGCGTTACTTCAAAAGCAAAAGCACCGGCGCGGCCTACGGTGGCCCGATCGACAATGACATGCTCAGCGGTCAAATCGCCTACACGCATTCCGGTCACACGTTCGGCGCAGGCTATCAGCAGCTCAATGGCAAAGCGGGACTGCCATACATCAGCGGCGCGACGGTGTATTCATTCAGCAACGTGGGCATCGGCAAGTTCATCGAAGAAGATGAAAAGACCTGGATGGCGAGCTATGTCTACAATTTCGCCGCTGCCGGGGTGCCGGGGTTGACCTTCATGACCCGTTACCTGAGCGGCGATAACGGCCGTTCTGGCGCGGCGGGCCTGAGCGAATGGGAGCGCGACGCAGAGCTTGCGTACGTGGTGCAATCAGGCCCCGCCAAAGGGCTTGGCGTCAAGCTGCGCAACTATGTGTACCGGTCGGACTTTGCCCGTGGACGCGACAGCAATCGGCTGTACCTGACGTACGACATCGCGCTGTGGTAA
- a CDS encoding carboxyl transferase domain-containing protein: MMILKTQVNPRSPEFAQSQAAMLAQVDNLRVLLAQVAQGGGAKAQERHTSRGKLLPRERIERLLDAGSAFLEIGQLAAHQVYGEDVPAAGLIAGIGRVEGVECMIVANDATVKGGSYYPLTVKKHLRAQTIALQNRLPCIYLVDSGGANLPRQDEVFPDREHFGRIFFNQANMSALGIAQIAVVMGSCTAGGAYVPAMADEAIMVRQQATIFLAGPPLVKAATGEVVSAEALGGADVHCRTSGVADHYAENDEHALALARRCVANLNWRKLGALQCKPPVAPLYAAQELYGVIPADAKQPFDVREVIARLVDGSVFDEFKALFGTTLVCGFAHLHGYPIAILANNGILFAEAAQKGAHFIELACQRGIPLLFLQNITGFMVGKKYEEGGIAKHGAKLVTAVACAQVPKFTVIIGGSFGAGNYGMCGRAYDPRFLWMWPNARIGVMGAEQAAGVLVQVKREQSERSGEPFGAEDEARLRQPILDQYEHQGHPYYSSARLWDDGVIDPAQTRDVLALALSAALNAPIEPSRFGIFRM, from the coding sequence ATGATGATTCTGAAAACCCAAGTGAACCCCCGGTCACCCGAATTCGCCCAGTCCCAGGCGGCCATGCTGGCGCAGGTCGACAACCTGCGTGTGCTGCTTGCCCAGGTAGCCCAGGGTGGCGGCGCCAAGGCTCAGGAGCGGCACACCTCGCGAGGCAAACTGCTGCCGCGCGAGCGAATCGAACGTCTGCTCGATGCCGGTTCCGCCTTTCTTGAAATCGGCCAGTTGGCTGCACACCAGGTCTACGGCGAAGACGTTCCGGCAGCCGGCCTGATCGCCGGGATCGGGCGCGTGGAAGGCGTGGAATGCATGATCGTGGCCAACGACGCGACGGTCAAAGGTGGCTCCTATTACCCGCTGACGGTGAAAAAGCACCTGCGGGCGCAGACCATTGCCTTGCAGAACCGTCTGCCGTGCATCTACCTGGTGGATTCGGGCGGCGCCAACTTGCCGCGCCAGGACGAGGTGTTTCCCGACCGTGAGCACTTCGGGCGGATTTTCTTCAACCAGGCCAACATGAGCGCACTGGGCATCGCCCAGATCGCCGTGGTGATGGGGTCATGCACCGCAGGCGGCGCCTACGTGCCGGCAATGGCGGACGAGGCGATCATGGTGCGTCAACAGGCCACCATCTTCCTGGCCGGCCCACCGCTGGTGAAGGCGGCCACAGGCGAGGTGGTGAGCGCCGAGGCGCTAGGCGGCGCCGATGTACATTGCCGCACCAGCGGTGTAGCCGACCATTACGCCGAGAACGACGAGCATGCCCTGGCGCTGGCCAGGCGCTGCGTAGCCAATCTCAACTGGCGCAAGCTAGGTGCCCTGCAATGCAAGCCGCCGGTTGCGCCCTTGTATGCGGCGCAGGAGCTATATGGCGTGATTCCGGCTGACGCCAAACAGCCTTTCGATGTGCGTGAAGTCATCGCACGGCTGGTCGATGGCTCGGTGTTCGATGAGTTCAAAGCCTTGTTCGGGACCACGCTGGTGTGCGGCTTCGCCCACCTGCACGGCTACCCGATCGCCATCCTGGCCAACAACGGCATCCTGTTTGCCGAGGCAGCGCAAAAAGGCGCGCACTTCATCGAGCTGGCTTGCCAGCGCGGTATCCCGCTGCTGTTCCTGCAGAACATCACGGGGTTCATGGTGGGCAAGAAGTACGAAGAAGGCGGCATCGCCAAGCATGGCGCCAAGTTGGTCACGGCCGTGGCCTGCGCGCAGGTACCCAAGTTCACGGTCATCATTGGCGGCAGTTTCGGTGCCGGCAACTACGGCATGTGCGGACGCGCCTACGACCCGCGCTTTCTCTGGATGTGGCCCAATGCGCGCATCGGGGTGATGGGCGCCGAACAGGCTGCCGGCGTGCTGGTGCAGGTCAAGCGCGAGCAGAGCGAGCGCAGCGGCGAGCCGTTTGGCGCCGAGGATGAGGCCAGGCTCAGGCAGCCGATCCTCGATCAGTACGAGCATCAGGGCCACCCCTACTACTCCAGCGCCCGCCTATGGGACGACGGCGTCATCGACCCAGCGCAGACCCGCGATGTGCTGGCCCTGGCCTTGTCTGCGGCGCTGAACGCACCGATCGAACCGAGCCGCTTCGGCATATTCAGGATGTGA
- a CDS encoding LexA family protein yields the protein MENWNAFLKRYKREHNLSQLKLAERLGMTQGGVGHWLRGTRRPTLETINEKLEKLGLVFLEAQVMVVERDLMRESPGRYGAQPPVSAQALLYASFRFPVLKWADLQGPLPETSEVHEQTDYMPAGNAFWLAVENDSMNAASGKSVPEGMRVLVDTGLPVEPGRLVIARQPGKAPVLRQLVEEGGDKMLKPLNTRYPTVLCETGCEFLGVVVRVHGAF from the coding sequence ATGGAAAATTGGAATGCATTTCTCAAGCGCTACAAGCGCGAACACAACCTCAGCCAGTTGAAACTGGCCGAGCGCCTGGGCATGACGCAAGGTGGGGTAGGGCACTGGCTTCGCGGCACCCGTCGTCCCACGTTGGAGACCATCAACGAAAAACTGGAAAAGCTCGGCCTGGTCTTTCTGGAGGCGCAGGTCATGGTGGTCGAGCGCGACCTGATGCGCGAATCACCTGGCCGCTACGGTGCTCAGCCGCCTGTTTCCGCACAGGCCCTGCTCTATGCGAGCTTTCGCTTTCCGGTGCTCAAGTGGGCGGACTTGCAGGGCCCGTTGCCTGAAACCAGTGAAGTGCACGAGCAGACCGACTACATGCCTGCCGGCAATGCGTTCTGGCTTGCCGTGGAAAACGACTCGATGAACGCTGCCAGCGGCAAGAGCGTGCCCGAAGGCATGCGCGTGCTGGTCGATACCGGGTTGCCCGTGGAGCCCGGCAGGTTGGTGATCGCACGCCAGCCTGGCAAAGCCCCCGTGCTCCGCCAATTGGTCGAAGAAGGCGGCGACAAGATGCTCAAGCCGTTGAACACCCGTTACCCCACGGTGCTCTGCGAAACCGGCTGTGAGTTCCTGGGCGTGGTAGTGCGGGTACACGGGGCGTTCTGA